From one Lolium rigidum isolate FL_2022 chromosome 4, APGP_CSIRO_Lrig_0.1, whole genome shotgun sequence genomic stretch:
- the LOC124706486 gene encoding MADS-box transcription factor 21-like — protein MGRGKIEIKRIENTTSRQVTFCKRRNGLLKKAYELSVLCEAEIALIVFSSRGRLYEYASNSARSTIDRYKKACASASGSAPAIDVNSQQYFQQESAKLRHQIQSLQNANRNLMGESVGNLTLKELKNLESRLEKGIGRIRSKKHELLFAEIEYMQKLEADLQSENMYLRAKVADVERLALAPAPAPVSGGAELEALPTFDARSYYHHQVTMLQEAAAASSSRYSQPQDQARLRQDQEAAPATTALHLGYQMKGVN, from the exons ATGGGGAGGGGAAAGATCGAGATCAAGAGGATTGAGAACACGACGAGCCGCCAGGTGACCTTTTGCAAACGCAGGAACGGGCTGCTCAAGAAGGCCTATGAGCTCTCCGTCCTATGCGAAGCGGAGATCGCCTTGATCGTCTTCTCCAGCCGTGGCCGTCTCTACGAGTATGCTAGTAACAG CGCGAGATCGACGATCGACAGGTACAAGAAGGCATGTGCTAGCGCATCTGGCTCAGCTCCAGCTATAGACGTCAATTCTCAG CAATACTTTCAGCAAGAATCAGCAAAGCTGCGCCATCAGATACAGTCCCTGCAAAACGCAAACAG GAACCTGATGGGCGAATCCGTTGGCAATTTGACCCTGAAGGAGCTCAAGAACCTCGAGAGCAGGCTCGAGAAGGGCATCGGCCGTATCCGATCAAAGAAG CATGAGCTGCTGTTCGCCGAGATCGAATACATGCAGAAACTG GAGGCTGATCTCCAGAGCGAGAACATGTATCTCAGAGCCAAG GTGGCGGACGTGGAACGGCTGGCcctcgcgccggcgccggcgccggtgtcgggcggggcggagctggaggcgctccCGACGTTCGACGCGAGGAGCTACTACCACCACCAGGTGACCATGCtgcaggaggccgcggcggcctcctcctcgcgcTACTCCCAGCCGCAGGACCAGGCGAGGCTACGCCAGGATCAGGAGGCAGCGCCGGCGACCACCGCTCTCCACCTCGGCTACCAGATGAAGGGGGTCAACTAA